In the Malaclemys terrapin pileata isolate rMalTer1 chromosome 3, rMalTer1.hap1, whole genome shotgun sequence genome, GGGGTCAAAGTTTCTCTGTGGCAATGGACAGAAAATAATCTGCTACCTTTAAGATGGTTCATATAAAGGATATagaaaggaggaaaaggaagagtTGAAGTACTCTTCCTAGTCCTCCACTAGCCCAGATGGCATTTTGGACTTGCTAGATATCTAAGAATCCCACACTGTGCAGAAAACACCATATCGCTTGAAGCAGGGACTTAGACCAGAAACACCTACAGTTAACAGCCTGGGCACCAAAATAGAAGTGTTCATCATGGATTCTCCATTAACCTCTGCTATAGTTAGGTAGCCATTTAGAACTCAACCAGGATATTTCATTAATTGATCTGGTCAAATTTATGTTTCTGGTGCAAGGGGAAACATAGATTCacaggttccaaggccagaagggactacagTGATCATCTCATATCTGATCTCCggtataacacagaccacagaacttccccaaaataattcctagagcatatctctGAGAAAGCtcttttggggcaaggactgtctctgtttgtacagtgcccagcacaatgggaccagGACCTCTatatgctattgtaatacaaatataataatCACAAAGTGCTGGTGGTCTCAGCTAGACAAAAGTTTCTCCAGGACATTTAGTTGGAACCTTGCAACCAAGCACTGTAGAGACATGGCTATGTGCTACTGGGCTGGTTCCCGCATAACTTCTTAGTTTATAAAActatatatggggggagggatagggaTTTTCATTCCTGCCTGTTGTTCTATTATTATTAACTGGTtatcctttccctcctcccccagcttctGTGATTCACTGTTCTCTACGTCTCGTTAGTAATAAATGAGGAGAAAAGCTGTGCAACAGAATGAGAAATTTCTTAACAGATAATTTTTCTGTTAGCAGCTTCTCTCCAAATTTAACCCACCCTAACAGTCTGggtcacatgacttatgaggcgaggttgagggaactgggattgtttagtctgcagaagagaagagtgaagtggggttccaaagaggatggatctagactgttctcagtggtaccagatgacagaacaaggagtaatggtctcaagttgcagtgggggaggtttaggttggatattaggaaaaactttttcactaggagggtggtgaagcactggaatgggttacctagggaggtggtggaatctccttccatagaggtttttaaggtaaggcttgatgaagccctggctgggttaatttagttggggattggtcctgctttgagccaggggctggactggatgacctcctgatgtcccttccaaccctgatattctgtaaTTCTATGAAATGACCAGAATATAAATTGAAAATTTTCTCTAAAGTGAGACTTGTCTTAAGGTTAATTTAATACATTATCTCAAGTTGTCTTAATGCTAATAATGGGTTGCTACAATTGTAGAAGAACTCTTTTGGTGGCCCAAGTTGAAGGGCAGCGATTAGTCCTGAAGCTTCCAGCAACAGCACTGAACTGTCTCCAAATTGCATAGGTGAGGGGCAGTAGCCCATTAGTAATAAATTTGGAGAGAAGCTGGTAACAGAAAATTGTCAGGTAAGAAATTTCTCTTTCCCTAGCAGTTCTAAGTCCCCTTTTCTGCACTTTAGGCAGCACAGTCTGAGGATCTTGTCCTTTGTGATCTtaacttttcagaagtgcttcAGATATGCCAAGGAGGTTTTTATGATATGGTTTTAATAAGAAATGTATAACTATATTAAATGTAAAACAGAAGTTAATGGTGATGAAACTTGCCACAAAATAAAAGCAGTCTGCCTGTGTAAAAGGTCAAGTATTTTCAGAATGTTAACTTGTTACAAGactctctttattttttcttcaatttttatttaaaatgttagggGGATAGGACTTTGTCTGTGTCTAAGGGAATTATTCCTGAAGTATAACATGTTCATGTGAATACTTTCTTGtggcttatttttatttgttcttttacAGGGTCTAAGAGATACTCCTCACTACCGAATTCTTATTAACCAAGCCAACAGCTTCAGCAAGTCTACAGCTTATATTCCTGAGGAGGACATAACAATTATTATGGGATTAGAGGTAGTATCTTTCTTTGTAAGCATGAAGTCCTTTGTAATTTTAACTTATTACCCTTTTGTAATCAAAAAGGTCTTTGACCTACTCAATATAGAATAAATAGGTCAACATTCTGCAATGGTAGAGAAAGGTCATAGGAAAAGCAGATATGCAAATGTTACATAAATTGTACAGGTGAAAATGGAATGATATTGCTATACTTTTTGTATACATATCTTCAATGGGTATAGAATGCTAATAATCTTATTTAGGTGCTGCCTACTTTCACCTTCCTAGGGTCCAGTTGTTTGACCTTGGGATTTTCTAAAATATCAATTTGGTGTCTGTTGTGAACAGGCTGTTGCAAAAGATGGGCTTTGTTTCTGGATTCCACTGACAGTCCaatttggacaaatcacttagtctCCTTATCTCTAACTACCTGATGGAAGTGAGGCTTATTTATAAAAGTGCTCTGACCTCTTGAAAAACTAAAATATATACAGTGTACTTGTACATGCTTTTCTAAGTTTTAACTTCACTGAGTTTGTGCCACAGAAACAATAACTAAGAGCTAttcaagagttttttaaaaaactaatctTAATAGCTACAGTACAGTTAAACCACCAAGCCTTTTTCAGTAATGTTGTTGTTACCAATCAATTTGTAAATTTCTTTCTGCAGATACACAATCCTGATCTGACAACTTACTTCAGTAGATATGATGGATCTAAATACATTATGCAACCGTGGTTGAGAAAAATCTACCCTCATGACTGAAGTATTTAACATTATATGTAAATTGTGCATGTGATCTCCAATGGCACagtacatttcttttttaaactgggACAAATGGAAaccagggtaaaactgatttgtaaattatttcattaaagaaataaaattgaaCTTCTGTATGAAACATATGTTAATGGCTTATTTTCATGCGTATGTTAATGGCTTATTTCAGTTCCATTAGAACTGAATGCATTATATATTGAGTGATACATTATGTTGAGGTTACTCAAGTAAAAcattctctctctgtctataTATATAATCAGAATATTGTGAATTGAGGACAATGAATAATTTAGTTCTCACTAGCTTGGGATGAAAGCTTTAAATATAGCTGCATTGCAACTAGCAGCACCAAACATTCTGCACATCAAATATTTTAGCTTTTTGTGCAAGCTAAATAGTCTAGCATGCACTGTTTCTTCAAAAGTAATatattcactctaattgaagggCATTGATCTAGATAGAGGCCAACTGGGACTAAATGTTAACAAGTTCTTGTAGATATTTGCAGTAAGTAAATCTGTAATGTGAATATCTACCGGTATTTTTTTGAAGGAGTGTACACTGAGCTACTTATCTTTGCTTTGTTTAGTATGTTTAGACCAACTCTTAGGACACACATTAATATCTAAGAAACCTGATATTTAATCTGtctttttccaggtgtaagagATAAAGTAAATGTGCTGGAGGCCTTTTTACTTTAGCATACTAAAAAGCTATACACATGAGCTTCCTACTGGTGTCCTGCCCAACTCTACCCACTATAAATaagggtgggagaaaagggaGGAATACTAGTGATGGCGTGAAGTCTGTATAAAGCCTTTGAGCCCTCCTTCAACTTCCCTGGTCAgtcgattacagacctcaaagttgcaatactccaacaaaaaaacttcaaaaacagactctaaagagaaactgcagaattggaattaatttgcaaactggacaccattaaattaggcttgaataaagactgcgagtggatgagtcattacacaaagtaaaacctatttccccatgctaattttttccccatactgttactcacaccttcttgtcaactgttggaaatgggccatcctgattattgatacaaaagttttttttctcctgctgataatagctcaccttaactgattactctcattatagttagtatggcaacacctatttttttccatgtcctgtgtgtgcgtgtgtgtgtgtgtatatatatatatatcttcctactgtattttccactgtatgcatccgatgaagtgcgttttagcccatgaaagtttatgctcaaataaacttgttagtctctaaggtgccacaagtactcctcgttctttttgctgatagagACTAACATGGCTTCCACTCTAAAATGATTTCAGCGTAGCTTGGGGTGTCCACCTTCAATTTGTTTGAAAAACCATGATAAAACTATTTGTCTCTTTCCAGGTAGTTCTGAGAACAATCTGGTCTTATTTTTTGGAAAGGGAGGGGGGGCGGACAACTAATATTATAATTAgtttttcctgatcatttataGAGGAAGATACAGGTCTGAAAAAACTGAATAAATTTGTACTTTAAAGTACATAAATTTATTCTAAGATTTGTCAGAGacaaataagaaaaatgttttaacatGCTTCTAGATAagcttgttttttctcttttctcttccctttatctcaaaaatagcaaatatttttgAAGAAGCATAAATAGTGGCACTTTGGATTCTCTGCTGCACAGTCAGTGTGTCTGAGGAGTTGGATGGGTGACTGTCTATTTGTCCTTCCCATTCTTTCATTTCCTCTTCTCTGATAAGCAGCGGTTTTCCCAGTGACTGGCCGAACAGTCGACAGACCTCTTGAGCTTTTCGACGTGTGTTCCCAACAGCAGCAAGACACACTTGACGCCTGGGAGGTAAAAAGCAAGGGAGCTTAGCTGATCCAACCATAGCACAGAAACTCCTGCCAAATCATTATTTTTTGTGACTACATAGATGCAAGGCACATCTACTTCCCCACTCATATGCTTGATAGTTAAACATAGGGAGCATGTGGCAGAGGAAGCTTGTAAGGGAAAATCCAGTGTGCTAACAAACTCATAGCTAGATATTTAGAATACATATTACTCACAACCACACCTCTGTggcaatttcaacatttttttttaagcagtggaTGACTGAACTTGTTTCTTGGATGTAGCCAGGCCCCTCTGAAGAGTGTGAACTTCAGATGAGATGGAGAAGGGTTTTTTGGTGGTATCAATGGGAAAAGCAGGCTTTTGAATGCTCTTTTAGTTCATCTCATTGTGAATTGAAAAACTAGGGGAAGAGGAACAGATAAATGTAGTTAATCTCCCCAGGCGCCTTCCTTCATCAACGACTGAGTGCTTGGCTCATGTCCTTCATGGCAAATTAACTCTCCCTTTATGGCTGGGGTGCTGTAGGAGGATGTTTTgatgttagaaagtttttctttctcctcaaagTAACTGAAATGGAGTTTCTTTAGAAAGGTATATTTCAAAGTTTGTTGTCAGCAGCTAAGAGAAGGAAGGACAGCTGCAGCACTTGGGGAAGTGGATGGAGCCTGTTAAAtgcttaaaaagaagaacaggagtacttgtggcaccttagagactaacaaatttattagagcataagctttcgtggactacagcccacttcttcggatgtgggctgtagtccacgaaagcttatgctctaataaatttgttagtctctaaggtgccacaagtactcctgttcttctttttgcggatacagactaccacggctgttactctgaaacttgttaaatGCTTGTACCTTCCCATACAAATCccaaactaaaattaatttgttttgatttaacTCCATTGAAAAAACAGATATGCTGACTGAGCATGTTAAAAGCAGATTGTTTTTCCTATTGAAATCATGGAAAAGCTTGTTACCTCCTGCCTTTAGACAAAGACACTGCAGCCTCCATGAAAGATTAAGCTTTACCATTTGCGAGCTAAATGGAATTGGATTTATAAAAATTGTGTAACCTTTTTTAAGTTTCTTGAATTTTCCTTTAAGTATAAGGCAGGAGTGACAACAGGGAGACTATTATTGTTTCCCATTTTAAACAGTGTGGATTATGTATTACGTAAATGCTTCCTGAGGCTGTGCATTTCTgtggagaggagagggagaacTTACCGAAGGGTGTCTACAGCCTCTGCTGTATGGTAGAAGTGAGGTGGACTGATGATAACAGAACTACCCAGTTTCTCAACGAGTAAGTTGCAAACGTTCTGCATTTTTCCAAAATCACTAAATGTAATGCAGACCTGTTAGTAAACATAAGTGGATTAGAAAAGTGACTTTCTTTTCAGCGACTTAATTACAAGGGTATATTGCAAACCTGATATGTAAGAACAACTGAGGGCATTAGCCCTATACCTCCACTACTACTTGTCTAGAAGATGCCTGCAGCCCTCCAGCAAATTGATCATTGTTTTGCAGCAGAATTACAATAATAGATTCAGAATATGTTTTGTGAGGAACTCTAGAATTTTTGGTATGTTAGCAATTTGGAGAAAGAAAACGTGCCCTTAAGATATCACGAGCCATGTGTCCCTAATTCTTACATTTTTAAGGCAGCTTATGCAAGGACAAATGCCAATTACTATTTCAAGAGTGATTATTCAGAAAACTAGGTAAAT is a window encoding:
- the IRAK1BP1 gene encoding interleukin-1 receptor-associated kinase 1-binding protein 1 isoform X2, which encodes MSLSALPLSPARVFAELLAPPLGGRGRENEPVPGLLGGRGTPVPPGREVHVSGSAELCAAPDRARVSIRLGSRKGEAGEARSSVSRRLEYIAQSARQRGVQVCITFSDFGKMQNVCNLLVEKLGSSVIISPPHFYHTAEAVDTLRRQVCLAAVGNTRRKAQEVCRLFGQSLGKPLLIREEEMKEWEGQIDSHPSNSSDTLTVQQRIQSATIYASSKIFAIFEIKGREKRKNKLI
- the IRAK1BP1 gene encoding interleukin-1 receptor-associated kinase 1-binding protein 1 isoform X1 produces the protein MSLSALPLSPARVFAELLAPPLGGRGRENEPVPGLLGGRGTPVPPGREVHVSGSAELCAAPDRARVSIRLGSRKGEAGEARSSVSRRLEYIAQSARQRGVQEENVTVTKDFSRVENAYQMEAEVCITFSDFGKMQNVCNLLVEKLGSSVIISPPHFYHTAEAVDTLRRQVCLAAVGNTRRKAQEVCRLFGQSLGKPLLIREEEMKEWEGQIDSHPSNSSDTLTVQQRIQSATIYASSKIFAIFEIKGREKRKNKLI